The DNA sequence ACACGCGGTACTACGACGAGATTCCCGGCGTGAGCGTCGACAAGAGCGGGATGACCGCCCTCTACTCGGACGGCGTCTCGAAGGAGGTGTTCTACGAACTCGACGGGGACGTGCACGTCGCCGACCCGAACTTCCTCATGAACCGGTTCAAGGGGTGGGAGCGGGCCGACGTGGACGAGGTGTCCGAGCAGGTGGCCCCGTTCTTCGGCAACAGCATCTTCTCGACGGGGTACACGTGGCACGAGGACTACCCGTACCTCTCGCTGTACGAGGCGTTCGAGAAGCTCTCGCAGGTGTTTCAGGAGCAAGAGCGGTACGAGGCGTTCGCCTCCCTGCACGAGGAGTTCCAGTCGAACGTCTCTTCGGTCGTCCCGTCTTCGAAGTCCGAGCGTCCCGCGGTCGCCGTCGTCTGGGCGGCGGGCGACGAACCCGAGTCGTTCTCGCCGTACCTCGTCGGCGAGGGGACGAGCTTCAAGCAGTGGCGCGACCTGCAGGTGCGCGACGCCCTCGCGGAGACGGACGTGAAGGACTTCCACGAGACCCGCGGGAAGATAGACTACGAGACGCTGCTGGAGATAGACCCCGACGTGCTCCTCTGTCGCGGCCACGAGAGCCAGACGGCCGAGGAGTTCCAGAACACCGTCGTCTCGTTCATGAAGGACCACCA is a window from the Halogeometricum rufum genome containing:
- a CDS encoding ABC transporter substrate-binding protein codes for the protein MGHDGSRSRTRRDVLKASGVLAASGFLAGCSGSSDSGAATEAGATDAATDTATGTPTESETAEETATETESGESYSVSMPPVGEVTFESVPETWVANNGSWADMGVALGVEPPEGVWLPSRYHTRYYDEIPGVSVDKSGMTALYSDGVSKEVFYELDGDVHVADPNFLMNRFKGWERADVDEVSEQVAPFFGNSIFSTGYTWHEDYPYLSLYEAFEKLSQVFQEQERYEAFASLHEEFQSNVSSVVPSSKSERPAVAVVWAAGDEPESFSPYLVGEGTSFKQWRDLQVRDALAETDVKDFHETRGKIDYETLLEIDPDVLLCRGHESQTAEEFQNTVVSFMKDHQTASSLTAVQNGDVYRGGPLYQGPITNFVVTQRAAEQVYGVEEQLYDPQRVADIVAGEF